A single genomic interval of Synergistaceae bacterium harbors:
- a CDS encoding ADP-ribosylglycohydrolase family protein — translation MLGAIVGDIVGSVYEWHNIKTKTFPLFREDCFFTDDTVMTIATAEALMNGGSSDDFIDAYKKWGRLYPNSGYGSRFGNWIHSDERNPYNSWGNGSAMRVSPCAEYAFKTLYPGEYPENSIVNATSLAKKSAAVTHNHSEGIKGAEATAYCIMMSYGYGLQAAKKHIREDIPRLFSYNLTETLDEIRPTYKFNESSQDTVPQAIVAFLESSSFEDAIRNAISLGGDSDTLAAITGSIAEAAYGVSEEIKNKAMSFLDKPLIEVYEKWNVFLEKIQKNIFKI, via the coding sequence ATGTTAGGTGCAATCGTAGGCGATATAGTCGGTTCGGTATATGAATGGCATAATATAAAAACAAAAACCTTTCCACTCTTTCGAGAAGATTGTTTCTTCACAGATGACACTGTAATGACTATTGCAACAGCAGAGGCCCTTATGAATGGCGGAAGTTCTGATGATTTTATAGATGCATACAAAAAATGGGGACGTCTTTATCCTAACTCAGGTTATGGTTCTCGTTTTGGGAATTGGATCCACTCTGATGAACGTAACCCGTACAATTCTTGGGGGAATGGGTCAGCTATGCGCGTTTCGCCTTGTGCGGAATATGCGTTTAAAACTCTGTATCCAGGTGAATACCCTGAAAATAGTATTGTAAATGCAACGAGTCTGGCTAAAAAATCTGCAGCTGTTACACATAACCATTCGGAAGGTATAAAAGGGGCAGAAGCGACAGCTTACTGTATTATGATGTCTTACGGTTATGGTTTACAGGCAGCGAAAAAACATATCCGCGAAGATATTCCTCGTTTATTTTCTTACAACCTGACCGAAACACTTGATGAAATTCGCCCAACATATAAATTTAACGAGAGTTCTCAAGACACAGTTCCGCAGGCTATTGTTGCGTTTCTGGAATCTTCTTCCTTTGAAGATGCCATTAGAAACGCAATTTCCTTGGGAGGAGATAGTGACACCCTTGCAGCTATTACAGGTAGTATTGCAGAGGCTGCCTATGGTGTGTCGGAAGAAATAAAAAATAAAGCAATGTCTTTTCTAGACAAACCATTAATTGAGGTTTATGAGAAATGGAATGTTTTTCTAGAAAAAATACAAAAAAACATTTTTAAAATATAG
- a CDS encoding glucosaminidase domain-containing protein, with translation MKKILRAFILFFLFMMLTSRASFAMSVIEFYDFAKKYTNINAFAVTVQSAHETGNWTSPLWKEAYNGLGIKAHPNWIKAGRPYVAKSSREARGNSYYLKVSNFRKYNSTNQFLDDFVKKINSEYPLCAKNYDNIWGYYAGLYQGKYGKWATDHKYFEILVKKSIRTAPVIFDELWEDRLLSDYNTALYRGLLQPWQKRIVETQLQSVGIL, from the coding sequence TTGAAGAAAATACTCAGAGCGTTTATTCTTTTTTTTCTATTTATGATGTTAACTTCTAGAGCTTCTTTTGCTATGTCAGTAATAGAGTTTTATGATTTTGCCAAAAAATATACTAATATCAATGCATTTGCTGTTACCGTTCAAAGTGCTCATGAGACGGGTAACTGGACAAGTCCCTTGTGGAAAGAGGCGTATAATGGCCTTGGGATAAAAGCTCATCCTAACTGGATAAAAGCTGGTAGACCATATGTTGCGAAATCAAGCAGAGAAGCAAGAGGCAATTCTTATTATTTAAAAGTATCAAATTTTAGGAAATACAACAGCACAAATCAATTCCTTGATGACTTCGTAAAGAAAATAAACTCAGAGTATCCACTGTGCGCAAAAAACTACGATAATATATGGGGATATTATGCCGGGCTATATCAAGGTAAATATGGGAAATGGGCTACAGATCACAAATATTTTGAAATTCTCGTTAAAAAATCGATTAGAACAGCACCGGTTATTTTCGACGAATTATGGGAAGATAGATTGCTATCAGACTATAATACTGCTTTATATCGAGGGTTGCTACAACCATGGCAAAAGCGTATAGTTGAGACACAGCTGCAATCGGTTGGAATTCTATAA